The segment AATACTCCCGATTCTTAAAAGATACCTGCGAAACTATCAAAACACAAGTCCACTGTGACATAATAATACTACAACTGCGTCATGGATTCTCAGAACTCGAATACTATAACCACCTGTTGCTCAGTCAGCATTCGAGCACGCGACAAACCTCACTACGAGTACTACGAACTCTACGCGGCCTTGTCGACGGTGTCGGTTACGTCGCTAACAGCTTATTCGGCGTATTGGATGAAAGGTTCGCCgaacaatataaaaaagatataacaCTTTTACGAGACAACGCTAAACATATGGCTTCCCTTTGGAAAAATCAAACATCCATTGTTGAAGCGgaatacaatttattaaaacGTACCGAAGACACTATGAATCAACAACATAAAATGTTACATCAACATATAAACCATATGGATGAAGCTTTCAAGAATTTGCAACAAAAGGTAGAAACTAACAACATTATCAACGACTTCAACTTAGGAGCCACTATAGCAAGTAATATGCTCCACAACCTAAAAGGAATGCAAGACATGTTATTAGACACCATCACCGATATACATCAAGGACGTTTTAACTTACACATGTTAACTCCGGAACAACTTATTAATGAGTTAAGCACCATAGCAAGCACCCTACCCAGAGATGTTTCCCTGCCAATCGACAACTTACATTCAGATCTCCGCAAGATATACAACCTGCTACAAGTAAAGACAAGGATGATGGAAGACGTCCTTATCGTCGAGGAGCCACCAGCCGCCACGCCGCTCCAGCCCCGGGCGTCTCCGCGCTTCGCCGTAGTCAGCGAGACTCGTCAACACAGCAACGAAGATCACAGCGAGACGACAAATCTTTCGCGAGTAGATAAAGCAACATCCCCTTCATTTAAAGtagttagttttaattaaatttaaataatgtatatcaaGTTTTACGCAGCATCTTTCTCTCATCTCAACCGCCCCCGGAAtataaggataacttactacaCCCATTCTTaatttctagaaaaagatcacataatacgtggcatttgcaaagctatttacacggatagagtattaataataaaattatcaaattaaatattaatatagatTACAATTAGTACATatagattacaatggtcccttacaccatacaatttaaatgaatatttcaggagtaatcgtaaattaaagtttcatttccagccatataacttgtatgtACATGTATAACTTGTATGATATGTTAAAGACGCTTTCCCctgttctaatttttaccaccttatgcgctgggatcccTTTATTTACCCCCTTCCACGCACTTCGTACGCAGCCAATACCAGCACAGAATATTAAAATCATTTCACCAACCTTCTTCCATTCAACTGGTCCCTATTCATATCCAACTGAAAGGCAATAGGCTCTCCAGCTTCCACCTCTTGTCCATCCGGCAGCACAATAACAGTCTGTTTCCAATGGGTCTCTGGGCTTGAGGGACTGGTGCTTAACACTTCCCTGCCAACCTCGTTGGATAACTCGGGGAATGTGCAGTCGAACCACACGCAGATGCCTTGGTAGGAACCTGCTTTGTTAGCCGCtgtaaatattgcaaaaaaattaataagGCGTCAGAAAAAGGTACAGGCGAGTTCACGAACATCTTTACAAACCAACATtccaaaatagttatttatttaacaagggggaaaagttgttgtttaaccttccatgctaatattgatacccgagcaagcgaaagattgcaaaattgaaccacgagcgtagcgcgTGGTTGAAAAattgaatcttgagcgttgcgagggtttttgctccttatgacctcggGAATGTGTGGTTAAAACCTGTCAGGTTATATGGGTCCACAGTGTATAGTGTCTTTTATCTGTCTAAAAGTGTACTGAGCGCCGTGGCCGGTCGGCTGTTCAGTGGTGGAGGTCAGATTAATAGGCCAGTACATCAGTACAGGGGTTGTAAATTCTGAGTTTGATATAACATTATGTGGAATATACCATTACCAGTTACAAGAGAGGATGAGGTATTGTCGCCACAATGTTGCACATCGTGCATATTTACTGCAGCTTTGAAGTGATAAAAACTGCACAAGTGTACAAGATATgcgtaaatacattttttgttgtgtttgtattgtatagtaccaactaatatatatttacatattacatttaattgagtccttataaaataaaactaaacctaactcgAAAAAAATAGTGTTGGGCGAGGGATAAGCGTGAGGCCAATGattgtgatgatgatgatgatgacgtggtttgatttattttattctgtttacaTACCTACAACATGCTGTATGCTGTAAGTGTCCAAGTCTTCAGGCATGTCTTCCTTCAAATTGATCCAGGCCATAGCCGTCTCCTCCCCCAGGAGCTCGTCAGCTCCAATAGACAGGATCTCTGGCTTATTGCATTTGCTCGCTCGGAGCTGTTTGCCAAATGCTGACATTGAAATTCCATACACATTGTGCCATTTTTGATACAATGATTTAACactgaaatatttttcttgGGTCAAATTACGAACTCAATACCCCAGCGCTATTTCCACTGGTAGTTGTAACATGAGTAAGTTGTTAAATCACAATAACAAACAGAATTAACAGTGCAGTCTTGAAAAGTTTTAAAGATTTTTggaacattttaattatttttagggttccatacctcaaaaggaaaaaatggaacccttataggatcactttgttgtccgtctgtccctctgtctgtctgttaagaGACCCTTTGTCTTGGGAATGTGTGGAGGTATCGCgttgaaattaaaacatataGTTTCAGGTCTACGGTCCCTTGAatctgtgaaaaaatcaaactaccAAGTAAAAAAAGATATGGCTATTTATGCTGcaataaaacttatatttggacactctcaagggaatcaaactTTATAATATACTTTTCGTTGATCTAGAACTATGAAACTTGgcatgtaatactgtcttacactacagtacagggaaaaatctaaaactattttgtgattaatgaaaaataagttaaatttataAGGAACTGTCAGTGGGCTCGCACttgtccatttttttatttactagcTTTTCTAAATGATACAGAAGAATGTATTTCTAAGAATAAAGGAGGTCAGTCTTATCTTGTATTTTGCATTGTTGAACTGAAAAATGTATGTGTTCCATAATGCCTTACCTACAAGGAGCTACATAAATAGTAGCACTCTCTGGAAACATCTCTCCACCCTCTTTCAAGAACTTGTGTCTGGCAAAAAGCACAGAATCCAGCATGCCCTCATGTAATAGATAGAAGCCCATCCACTCAGATACCAGGGCATCAACCTTGATGTTGTTGGGTAGAATTACGTCTTCCACTTTACTATGTATCACCTGGAATTGTTATTAAAAAGGGTTTTAGTCATCAACACTAACACACAAAAACTGGcaaagtgcgagtcagactcgcgcacaaagggttctgtaccattacgcaaaaaaatcatgtttgttGTATTGGTCCCAGCCCCACtcaaatctttattttattctatttttagaatttttgttatATCGGTAACAGAAATGCACCATCTGTGAAAATTACAACTGTCtttctatcacggttcatgagatacagcccggTGAGAGACAGGCAAatggacagtggagtcttagtaatatttgggaacaaaaccctaaaaagctacTGATTGTTTGCCAAAATTAGGACATGAAAATGTTATGAGTAATCAGTGGGGCagcccaatatttttgtttatcagCAGAGGCTTGAGACAAAAACATtcttaaaaaattgtgaaaaattaaattacctcaaTAACTTCTTCAAACTTATTCTCCTTAACAATGTCCTTAGCTACATTAGCAAGACTACTTGCTTCAACCGCATATACTTTTTTCGCACCAGCTTGGGCACAAAATATTGAAAGAATTCCCGTACCGCAGCCCACATCCATAACAACTTTGTCTTTGAAGTAGGCTTTATTGTCCAATATGGCTTTCTGATAGGCACGCGTTCGAGGCTCATCGTCAATCATTAACCTGTGAACCTgatttttaacataatttagtagGATTTCACTGAAATTTTAAAGATTTTAGACAATTAAAATGTGCAGTAAATAGGGTAACCTCGAAATCTTCGTAGCTGCAAAAGTAATCTTCTTGAATATCCATTTTTAGAGgtttcaaataatatttaaatgaaaaacttGAAATGCATGCCCTATTTAGTCTAAAAACACCTCCAATCCAATCCAATGTTTTGGTCTGTTTTGGACTTTTGGTGTTTATCAAAGGAAACGTCAAATTTACGTAGTATAGCGATTGTTTAAGTTGCTGTTTAAATTGCTTATTATATTGCGGTGATGACACAATATGGTCGACTAATCTAATATCGAAACCCGTGCACAGTACAGCACTAGCATTTCATTCAATCATTCAGTCATTTACctgttgtattttattgtagtcTGTGGGTTAAAAGAAGAAAAGAAATTGGCTCGGCGCGGAGCGTATCGtgattttattttgtgcttaatataattttaatgatgttCTAACAAATCCCCTCCGttggttttattatattattagctAAAATGGCTAAAGAAGGTGATATGTCTCTTTACCAAGATGTGTTGGAGCCGTTCAGGCGTGTGATAAACACCGATCCGCCAAAAGAGAAGTTGTCGGCGTCTACAAAAATGAATTTCACGGATAGTAATCAGTCTATTAAAGAAGGTATTGTTAGTTAAATGCATAGATACGTTTATTTGTAAGGGATTTAGTTAAATTCTATTTTGTTTACAGGCTTATCTAACCTGTTGTCGATGGGTAAAAGGAAGTCCAGTATGAGCGCTGCCGAAGCTACACCTGATAAGCGTCAGCGTACCGACAGCTCTACTTCAATTCCTCCGTCACCATGGGAAACTAAGAGGATGAAGATAGACTTGATAGCAGCCAAGGCTCAGGTGCTTATTTAATTGGGTTCTACTACATGTAACTGCTTAGAATCACTGTTGCATTTGTAGcatttgtataattataatggCATATACTTAGTTCCACTAATTTACAGATAACAAAGCTGGAAGCCCGAGTGAACCATCAGCATACAATTCGCAAAGAAATGCAGATCCTATTTGAAGAGGAGAAGGCCTCGCTGATGGAACAACATAAAAGGGATGAACGAGCTTTGTCTGATATGGAGGACCGCCTAAACACTATTAGAAGACGTGAGCAGGAGTTAAAAGATGAGTTGTGTGAAGTGAGTATCTTGTAGGAGAACCGGGTATATATGTAAATACCCTACCTACCTAACCTAATCTCTTATAAGGTCTTAATACCCTAACTATAAAAGCTCCCTCTTTTGCATGTATCATACATTTTCTTAGGTTGGGTGTAACATGTATTGATTTGTTCCCTTTCAGACTGTAAAAGAACACAAGGAGAGCAAAGCAAAATGGGAATTAGAGAAAGGAGAGCTCCAGAGGTACGTAGCGGAGCTCAAAGACAAGCTGCTGGAGGCCAATGTGAGCAACAAGGACCAGGTCTCAGAAATGAAGAAAGATATGGATGAATTGTTGCAGGTAAAACTCTAATACTGTGAAAATCTTTTGTAACATTATGTTTTATTCCATTGGGAAAGGGGAATGTATTTCTGACCTTATTTTGAACTTTATCTGTAAGTAAAAGGTAAAGgtggacatttttatattataagactATATTTTTGCAAgggtataaattatttaatagtttttaaaatcTCTGTATTGGTTTTGTGAGAAATTCTGTCAAAGACTTAATTTTTTCATGCCATCATCACTATAATTGACTATTATAATCattcattaaatattaatcaacaATAGGCTATAAAGCATTGAAACTATAATTTGACACTCCTTACTCTCTGtttatttttgctttaaatgattgttattaatttataattatttgagAAATGCTGGCCTGCTCATTAACTGCATTGTACTATTTTCACAGGCTTTAGAAGGTGCCCAGGCTGAAGTGGAAATGTTAAAGAAAGAACTAGCCAAACAGACCAGCCGGGCAGAGCAGTGTACCAATCTCCGAACCCAGTTCGAGAAGCAGACATTTGAGTTGCAACAAGCCAATAACAAACTGAAAGAACTGCAGTATGAGAAAGACTCTTATAAGGATTGGCAACAACAGGCTAAGGTATTTTTTTCGAGTAATTTATGGTACTTATATTTGTAGGGTCATTTACACCTAGCtttaaaattacatacataattatttaatttgaaatatgaTTCAATTTCTAACTATCTTTAAACACATGTAAAGTAACTTGCAATAACATCACTCAATAAATGAGTTTATGTTTCCGCAAATTAGGTATTTCTTTGGCTTTTGAAGGCGTTTTGTTGCATCtgcaaatatttcaaatagaaagttatgctttttttttgcttattattAACAAACAAACAGTCTTACAAAACAGATAAGTATATAAAGTAACATCTTTCtagttatagacctatagtttcctatacGTTTGCCTTCAATGACACAGTTACATGCATCTACATAGCCTATCTATGTTTCTCTGTCAGTGACAATTGTAATCCTATgaattaaattcaatattatggcTATTTCTAATATCAGCTTATTACAGACGGCGCAAAAACGGCTAAGCAACATGGCTGAATTAGAAAAAGAAGTCGCTCGGCTGCGCGCGGCGGAACGCTCCCTGCGGGATACCATCGGTAACAAAATGCTGCTTGAAGAGCAGGTGCATCAGCTAACCGGCAGAGTCGAGGCTCTGCAGCCGGCTCAGCAGGAGCTGCACGAGGCTAAGGTTTGTCTGGTTTGCAAGCTTGGTTATGTCAACTATTACTGCTGGGCCATTTGCATTGAGCTtttatccccttattcataaacgtgtactaaagttacgatgccgctgatcatcgtttgtccctttccgtcATACCTATaggtcggaaagggacaaacgatgatcagcggcatcgtaactttagtacacgtttatgaataagggggtcaACCTTTTCCTGTTGATGGCAGGTGAAGCTGGCGTCAGTAGAAGCGTCGCTAGCGGAGTGGCGTGCCGCGGGGCGCGCGCACGGCGTGGAGagcgcgcgcgcgctgcgctcGGCGCTGGACGCGGCGCTGGCCGGCCAGCTGGCCGCCGTGGCCGGACAGTCGCAGGCGCAGTCGCAGCTGGCGCAGCTCACTGAGGTATGGTTCTCAGGGCTCtcaaaggtcggcaacgcataACGCTTAGGTCGTAAGGCGGCTCGTTTGATACTAATTACATTAAAGAAACATTGAGCTATTGACGAACACACACACATATTGGAAAACACAGAGTGGACAAGGCTGGCACTGGAGCTAAGGATACCTGTAGGGATACCCGCTTTATTCTACAGAAATTTGAGATGCTTCAATTATTTCAATATCTTATTAATATCTTCCTTCATACTGGGTGAAAATTAGCCACTTTTTTTCTTATGTCACTCAATCATTCTTGTCCTCCGGATAACATTTAACGTATATACCTATACAATACCTATCTTCTCAATCTTGATACTTATTATCAGAACTTTATCATACAACAGGATGTAGCAACTCTGAAGTACGAGAGAGACAAGGCGACGACGAAGCTGAACGATCTGATGACAGTCCGCAAGACCCAAGAAAGCCTCATCCATAGGCTGCAAAAACGGCTGCTACTCGTCACCAGGGAGCGAGACAGTTACAGGTAAGGCCccggactggacgcacgcgacTAGCTGGGCGATGAAGCATAATACATTTGGTTGAGCGCATTGTATGAATTACCTTGATCTGTCGTTCGTAGTACAGTCTGCCGCGTAAGATAAGATTACTATCacttaagatttttaaaatttcatttctatTAGGTATCCGTTTTAATAGTAATATTAACCAATAGCGCGGTTTCGTAGTTTTCTCCACACGCTATTGCGTGAGCGGTTCGTAAATGAAGCACGTGCGGCAGTTTTGCTAGATTTTGATCCACATTTGGCGGAAGGATGCTTGCGGAAGGCTAGCGAGCCTTATATAGTACAACATCGCGTTTCGCATCCATTTTGCATACATTTCCTCCTGCGATCTTTACGCGTTGCACGTGTACTTACTCTAGCACTACCTGCATATTGCCATACGTCAGGATTTTCCCGGACATGTCAGGACTTGGACGATTTGGTCCTTTTTTTTTGCGAGGGGATTAAGCGAATGGCAAGGTTTTTTAGAAACTAACTAACCACTAGAGTCTAGATAAAACTGGAGTTGGTTGGATGAGTTTAGGAGCAATTACcgttcaggaaaattattttttttcatatggcaACTTGACCTACGTACAGCTCGCGTGCGTGATTTCTAGGGTTGCTATACGTCAGGATTCCCTCTGACATCTCAGGATTTTTGGTCCTTTGTCAGGATTTTAGGAGAAATTACAGTCCAGGAAATGTCCGGCGATGTCAAGAGTTCTGTCAggatattaaattttttcataTGGCAACTTTACCTGCATACAGCTCGCGTGCGTGCTTTCTAACATTACCCTGTATCCATCACCCTGTCACATCGCGCGCTAGCACTCATGCGCTTAATGCGATTCTGGTGCTGATGAAGATGCGTAGGGCAGCTAGATGAAATCGGATCTTTAGGCGAGTGCATTGCGCATCGCCTTGCAAGGAAAATCCGTTAATATTCCAAAAGTCAAAAGCATAtatttgtccaacataggtATATACAACATACATCAGTACAGGTCTCATATTCATCATCCTCCAATCCAATCAAGGTCTTAATTTCATATCGTTCTCCAGACAACAGCTAGACTGCTACGAGAAGGAGCTGACCGTGACGCTGACTGGCGAGGCAGGCACGGGCAGCGCGGCGCTGCTGTCCGCGCGCGTGGAGCAGCTCGAGCGCGCGCTGCAGGGCTACCGCGACCTGCTCAACATGCACGACCAGAGCTCGCACGCCACAGGTGAGACACGTGCCGTGTGTACTGGCCACAGCTGGCGGAGGCG is part of the Cydia pomonella isolate Wapato2018A chromosome 18, ilCydPomo1, whole genome shotgun sequence genome and harbors:
- the LOC133527743 gene encoding uncharacterized protein LOC133527743, with the protein product MDIQEDYFCSYEDFEVHRLMIDDEPRTRAYQKAILDNKAYFKDKVVMDVGCGTGILSIFCAQAGAKKVYAVEASSLANVAKDIVKENKFEEVIEVIHSKVEDVILPNNIKVDALVSEWMGFYLLHEGMLDSVLFARHKFLKEGGEMFPESATIYVAPCSVKSLYQKWHNVYGISMSAFGKQLRASKCNKPEILSIGADELLGEETAMAWINLKEDMPEDLDTYSIQHVVAANKAGSYQGICVWFDCTFPELSNEVGREVLSTSPSSPETHWKQTVIVLPDGQEVEAGEPIAFQLDMNRDQLNGRRYNLQLTMQDPNEVEHPLPCSCDMTKCILIKTFMKQSEQHAAEAKAASDGLVEEDIDDDMEAGDS
- the LOC133527745 gene encoding mitotic spindle assembly checkpoint protein MAD1, translating into MAKEGDMSLYQDVLEPFRRVINTDPPKEKLSASTKMNFTDSNQSIKEGLSNLLSMGKRKSSMSAAEATPDKRQRTDSSTSIPPSPWETKRMKIDLIAAKAQITKLEARVNHQHTIRKEMQILFEEEKASLMEQHKRDERALSDMEDRLNTIRRREQELKDELCETVKEHKESKAKWELEKGELQRYVAELKDKLLEANVSNKDQVSEMKKDMDELLQALEGAQAEVEMLKKELAKQTSRAEQCTNLRTQFEKQTFELQQANNKLKELQYEKDSYKDWQQQAKTAQKRLSNMAELEKEVARLRAAERSLRDTIGNKMLLEEQVHQLTGRVEALQPAQQELHEAKVKLASVEASLAEWRAAGRAHGVESARALRSALDAALAGQLAAVAGQSQAQSQLAQLTEDVATLKYERDKATTKLNDLMTVRKTQESLIHRLQKRLLLVTRERDSYRQQLDCYEKELTVTLTGEAGTGSAALLSARVEQLERALQGYRDLLNMHDQSSHATAVEGLRAEASRWRDEAEAARRDVGKLRAQRDHLQAQLERLSAPCTKVIHLADNPAAIAHKQVQGDLEAANEEIKKLKAALREGGSRGNPEELAQLRQQLENSQIKLQRMKEEFTSSAQEYRDVCYMLLGYKVDRTGHKNYRISNMYAESAEEYLTFTLCDDGIEMVHTDYSATLEDLVELHLHHHRSIPMFLSALTLELFTRTTMQQDVEESD